In a single window of the Necator americanus strain Aroian chromosome X, whole genome shotgun sequence genome:
- a CDS encoding hypothetical protein (NECATOR_CHRX.G23701.T1) — MLSGFIMTTKTIHGNSQFQKPSSLPWAWESPGGGYRNEIDHIIVNKREAIKEGLKERRAEVLAEAAEAGKSIRYARRDFASRKTRMTALRNPKGTTTASRREMEKIIYDFYSDLFDSHVYLPPHHLREDGHVILEVFPSEVRHVIMSHPGEALYTLPVGTQGSKTVEASKTVLLYKKGDPHDIGNYHPNCLLSIIYKLFTRVILNGTEKVFDEGQPCE, encoded by the exons ATGCTCTCCgggttcatcatgacgactaagaccatccatgggaactcgcaattccagaagccctcttctctCCCCTGggcgtgggagtcacccggtggagggtaccgtaatgaaatagaccacatcatcgtcaataaaag agaggctaTAAAGGAAggccttaaagagagaagagcagaagtgctggctgaagccgcagaggcggggaaaagcatccgctatgcccgtcgagacttcgccagtcgcaagacgaggatgactgctctccggaaccctaAGGGAACAACTACTGCATCGAGAAGagagatggagaaaatcatctacgacttctactctgatctcttcgacagccatgtctacttgcctcctcaccatctgagggaagacggacatgtcattttagaagttttcccgtccgaagtacgacatgttattatgtcg caccctggcgaggctctttacacgttacctgtcggaacgCAAGGTTCCAAAACAGTGGAggccagcaagaccgtgttgttgtataaaaagggagatccacatgacatcggcaactatcacCCAAATTGCTTACTGTccatcatctacaagctctttacaagagtgatccttaatggGACTGAAAAAGTCTtcgatgaaggacagccatgcgagtaa
- a CDS encoding hypothetical protein (NECATOR_CHRX.G23700.T1), whose product MAKNIDSFELTTGIGRLRMRRCGPTPALTIFVACAPTSRYEEEEVEASYMDVEKFYREDHAFCKVIIGYFNAKVGPRRTLEELHIGTHRLQ is encoded by the coding sequence atggcaaagaacatcgactctttcgaacttACGACcggaatcggacgtctgcggatgagaagatgtggtccaacaccagctttgactatcttcgtcgcttgcgctccaacatcaaggtacgaagaagaagaagtcgaagcttctTATATGGAcgtggagaagttctaccgagaagatcatgccttttgcaaggtcataattggctatttcaacgccaaagttggcccaagaagaacgctagaggaacttcacatcgggacacACCGACTACAATAG
- a CDS encoding hypothetical protein (NECATOR_CHRX.G23704.T1) yields MRDRREQGLVSAHAPMETTEDYNKDAFYDELPAVISKTPCQQAAIIGIDANAKMGLEQQSYVLEKWYCAGEQTSNNGLVDFCEEINLIIASTLKRSQTTFRKDNTPLSDIQKSCRCGIMMRHIRFRPPSCLN; encoded by the coding sequence atgcgggatcgcagagaaCAAGGactcgtaagtgctcacgcacctatgGAGACCACTGAGGACTACAACAAGGATgcgttttatgatgaactcccTGCAGTGATATCCAAGACACCATGTCAGCAGGCGGCTATTATCGGAATCGACGCGAacgcgaagatgggactcgaacaacaatcctATGTGCTAGAGAAGTGGTATTGTGCCGGTGAGCAAACGTCGAACAACGGTCTGGTAGATTTCTGTGAGGAGATAAATCTCATCATTGCTTCCACACTTAAGAGGAGTCAGACTACGTTTCGAAAGGATAATACTCCCTTGTCGGATATCCAAAAATCTTGTAGGTGTGGAATAATGATGCGTCAcattcgattccgaccacCATCCTGCTTGAATTGA
- a CDS encoding hypothetical protein (NECATOR_CHRX.G23702.T1): MRVKVDGQQLHHLRFADDIVLITPSISLAERMLTEFDETCGCIDFQLNLQKTMFMRNGWVLSRSTEQTYPPATFIWLGNSKHDERPDPRAGQEDTSGLGSV, translated from the coding sequence atgagagtgaaggttgatggtcagcagctacaccatttgcgctttgcggatgacatcgtactgataacacctagcatcagcctagcggaacgaatgctgaccgaattcgacgaaacatgtggatgcatcgattttcagctgaatctgcaaaagacgatgttcatgcgcaacggatgggtcttgtcacgctcaacggaacaaacatatccaccagctacgtttatctggctCGGGAATTcaaaacatgatgaacgacctgaccctcgagctgggcaggaggacaCGAGCGGCTtagggagcgtataa
- a CDS encoding hypothetical protein (NECATOR_CHRX.G23703.T1), which yields MEEELAPARPVRRSTGVKVIKQLENELPNSARNFFLREKALELQRNGWSSSGEPLQLDINSHVLQKLTAEHRNDYSSLMKEFTLRSSKSALVQMRDRREQGLVSAHAPMETTEDYNKDAFYDELPAVISKTPCQQAAIIGIDANAKMGLEQQSYVLEKWYCAGEQTSNNGLVDFCEEINLIIASTLKRSQTTFRKDNTPLSDIQKSSDEVLVVDPRRQRSQAANLPIRSSPYHDVQIGDLCRISNDGGEMGRLRDVKEAV from the exons atggaagaagaattggcgcccgctcgaccagttcgaagatcaacgggagtcaaagtgatcaag CAATTGGAAAATGAACTCCCCAATTCCGCTCGCAACTTTTTCCTCAGAGAAAAAGCATTGGAATTACAACGAAATGGATGGAGCTCAAGTGGAGAACCATTGCAGCTGGACATCAACTCTCACGTCCTACAGAAACTGACGGCAGAACATAG GAACgactacagtagcctgatgaAGGAATTCACTTTGAGGTCATCAAAAAGCGCCTTAGTACAaatgcgggatcgcagagaaCAAGGactcgtaagtgctcacgcacctatgGAGACCACTGAGGACTACAACAAGGATgcgttttatgatgaactcccTGCAGTGATATCCAAGACACCATGTCAGCAGGCGGCTATTATCGGAATCGACGCGAacgcgaagatgggactcgaacaacaatcctATGTGCTAGAGAAGTGGTATTGTGCCGGTGAGCAAACGTCGAACAACGGTCTGGTAGATTTCTGTGAGGAGATAAATCTCATCATTGCTTCCACACTTAAGAGGAGTCAGACTACGTTTCGAAAGGATAATACTCCCTTGTCGGATATCCAAAAATCTT CAGACGAAGTGCTTGTGGTCGACCCTCgtcgccaacgaagtcaagctgctaatctacctatccgcagTTCGCCTTATCATGATGTACAGATCGGTGACTTGTGCCGCATCAGCAACGATGGTGGAGAAATGGGTCGACTGCGAGATGTAAAGGAAGCTGTTTAA
- a CDS encoding hypothetical protein (NECATOR_CHRX.G23705.T1), which produces MWVSARESVGIGVNGQTDEHVDEYLSCMLKNYSGSKRDIQQTKCLWSTLVANEVKLLIYLSAVRLIMMYRSVTCAASATMVEKWVDCEM; this is translated from the coding sequence ATGTGGGTCTCTGCAAGAGAGTCGGTAGGAATCGGGGTGAATGGACAAACAGATGAACATGTGGACGAGTATTTGAGCTGCATGCTGAAAAACTACAGCGGTTCAAAAAGAGATATTCAGCAGACGAAGTGCTTGTGGTCGACCCTCgtcgccaacgaagtcaagctgctaatctacctatccgcagTTCGCCTTATCATGATGTACAGATCGGTGACTTGTGCCGCATCAGCAACGATGGTGGAGAAATGGGTCGACTGCGAGATGTAA